GTGCCGGGCCGGTGAACGGGTCCAGGGCGGTGCGCAGCACCGCCGCACCCTCCGCATCCAACCTGCCCCGGATCATCGTCATCCCGTCCTGGTCCCGGCTCAGCGAGAGTTCCCGGGCCCGGACCGCGTCCTCGTCATCGAGCGCGGCCCCGTCCGGGTCCAGGGTGGCGACCATCCGGCGGGCGATCTTCCCCAGCGTCGTCGTGTCCACGTCGCGGGCCTGCCCGGCCAGGAACGCCTCCGCGTGTTCGCGGGTGCGAGTGTCGACCCGGGCGGGGAGGCGGCGGATCGTCTCGCAGATCAGCCGGGCCTGCCCCGCCTCGATCGACCCCTCCGCCAACGCCGCCCCCGTGGCCGGGAGCTGGGCGGGCACCGTTTCTCCCGACGGGCCGACCCGGTCCAACAGTTTCTCCGCCGCCGTCACCCGCCAACCCGCCTCACCCGCGGAAATGTTGAGCACCTGCCGCAGCAACGCCGCCGTCGACGCCGCCCCACGAGCCGTGGCCAGCCGCCGGTCGTCGACCTCGGCGACCAGCCGCAACGACGCCGCCGACAACCGCCGCGCCGCCGTCTCCAGCACCTGCTGCAGGTCGAGCAGCTCCTCATCCCCGCACCGCCACAACGCCGCCCCCGCCAACCCATCGACCGCGGCAGTCAGGCAGCCGACCGCGTCCCACACCGGGTGCTCACCGGAACCGGAACCACTGACCATGCAACAACGATAGAACCAGCCACCGACAATTCTTCGAGCCCGGGAACCCCTGCCACACAAGAACTTTGCGTCACCCGATGATCGCTCACGGCATTAAGCGCGTGCTTTCAAGCAGCGTTACAAGGCGTGCCACAATGAGGCATGAGCGAACGCGACCGCGACCCGGCGGGTCGAGCACACAACGCGAGACCACGGGACGCATTCGGCCGGCCGTTGGCCCGCGGTGCCGCCGGAGTAGAACGCGTCGACGAAAGCCTTGTGCTCAGTCCGGCCGAGAGCATCGAGTACGCGCAGCGGTTTCTCGACGAGGACAAACCGTTCCACGCGCACGAGGTGCTCGAGGCGGCCTGGAAGTCCGCACCGGACGGCGAGCGTGATCTCTGGCAGGGGCTCGCCCAGATCGCGGTCGGGCTCACCCATCGCCAACGCCAGAACGGGAAAGGCGCCGTCACCCTCCTGCGACGGGGAACCGACCGGCTGCAGCCCTACGCCCTGACATCGCCGCACCACCTACGCGTTGCAGGCATCATCGCCGACATGAGCGCTCTCGCAGCAGACATCGAGCGGGACGGGACCGACACCGGGCCCGACCGAGCCCTCGTGCTGCTCGACCCGGCCCGACCGGAAGGCGGCGGGTGATCAGACACGGCGAGTACGAGATCGACGACAACCCGGACCGCATCGACGTCGACGCGGTCTGGGCTTACCTCTCGACCGATGCTTACTGGGGACGTTGGCGTCGACGGGATGACGTCGAGCGCCAGATCCGCGGCTCCTGGCGCATCGTCGCGTGTTACGACGACCGTGGCCGGATCGTCGGATTCGCCCGCGCGGTCTCCGATGGTGTCGCCCTCGCGTACCTCGCCGACGTCTACGTGCTCGACGAGCATCGCCGCCGCGGCCTCGGTGCGGCGATGGTCCGGGAGATGGTCGACAACGGCCCGGGTCGGGCGTTCCGGTGGATGTTGCACACCGCCGACGCGCACGGGATCTATCGCAAGTTCGGCTTCAGCGCACCCGACGAAACCTTCATGGAGCGACCGGGCAGCCTGGTCGCGGAGCATTCGCCCGACTAAGAGGCGTCCTCGGACTCGATGAAGTCCTGAAGAAGCGTGAGGGCACGCTGCCGCGACTCGCTGAGGTGGACGCGCATCGCCTGCGCCGCCGCTCGGGCGTCGCCGGCCGAAATCGCATCCGCGATCGCTTGGTGCTCCGCCATGGTCGCGTCGACGACCGGCGCGCGGCTCTGGATCCGGAGCATGTGCAGATGGCAGTGGGTGCGTTCGAACGCGGCCCTCACCTGCTCGTTGCCGCATGCGTCGAGGATGACGCCGTGGAAGCGGACGTCATGGTCGAAGACCTGTCGATAAGGCTCGGCGACCGACCCGTCGAAGGTTCGCCGTGCGTCGGCGACCTCGGCGACGAGCAGTGCCCCGCTCTCGGCTCCGGACTTCCGGGCGACCTTGCCGACCGCCCACGGCTCGAGCAGCCCGCGGAATTCGAAGAGCTCGTTGACCTGCTCGACGGTGAGTAGCGGGCTGGCGCGATAGCCGCGCTGCGGTTGCTTCGTCACCAGTCCGTCGGACTCGAGCCGCGCTAACGCTTCGCGCACGGGCGTGGGGGAGACACCGAGGTCGATCGCGAGACGCTCGATGGTGATCCGCTGCCCGGGGCTGATCGCCTGGCTCATCAGAAGACCGCGGATAACAGTCCATACGTCGTCGCTCAATGCGGCCCGACGTACCAGCGGCTGTGCCATGGGCAGCGGGTCACTCATCGGCTCGCTACTCTCCGCTCGATCCGTCGGCCACAGGCCTTGACATCAGACACACTACATCCTATAGATTCTCGCGGGCTGAACGCAGCCGCGAAGTGGAATCCCGCTG
The DNA window shown above is from Mycobacteriales bacterium and carries:
- a CDS encoding DUF222 domain-containing protein, whose amino-acid sequence is MVSGSGSGEHPVWDAVGCLTAAVDGLAGAALWRCGDEELLDLQQVLETAARRLSAASLRLVAEVDDRRLATARGAASTAALLRQVLNISAGEAGWRVTAAEKLLDRVGPSGETVPAQLPATGAALAEGSIEAGQARLICETIRRLPARVDTRTREHAEAFLAGQARDVDTTTLGKIARRMVATLDPDGAALDDEDAVRARELSLSRDQDGMTMIRGRLDAEGAAVLRTALDPFTGPA
- a CDS encoding DUF309 domain-containing protein; its protein translation is MSERDRDPAGRAHNARPRDAFGRPLARGAAGVERVDESLVLSPAESIEYAQRFLDEDKPFHAHEVLEAAWKSAPDGERDLWQGLAQIAVGLTHRQRQNGKGAVTLLRRGTDRLQPYALTSPHHLRVAGIIADMSALAADIERDGTDTGPDRALVLLDPARPEGGG
- a CDS encoding GNAT family N-acetyltransferase; amino-acid sequence: MIRHGEYEIDDNPDRIDVDAVWAYLSTDAYWGRWRRRDDVERQIRGSWRIVACYDDRGRIVGFARAVSDGVALAYLADVYVLDEHRRRGLGAAMVREMVDNGPGRAFRWMLHTADAHGIYRKFGFSAPDETFMERPGSLVAEHSPD
- a CDS encoding GntR family transcriptional regulator, which gives rise to MSDPLPMAQPLVRRAALSDDVWTVIRGLLMSQAISPGQRITIERLAIDLGVSPTPVREALARLESDGLVTKQPQRGYRASPLLTVEQVNELFEFRGLLEPWAVGKVARKSGAESGALLVAEVADARRTFDGSVAEPYRQVFDHDVRFHGVILDACGNEQVRAAFERTHCHLHMLRIQSRAPVVDATMAEHQAIADAISAGDARAAAQAMRVHLSESRQRALTLLQDFIESEDAS